One part of the Alistipes onderdonkii genome encodes these proteins:
- a CDS encoding glutaminase family protein yields MIRFQKILVCSCLIAGLWSCKTKSECIPNTLRPSAYPLITIDPYTSGWSFTDNLYDDVTRHWTGDKFPLIGVVKVDGQPYRFMGQEEPAFSILVPTAEQGAWEGAYTKTQPSGKWMESDFNDSSWLRGKASFGTHASASSVQTEWGGGEIWVRRTVDLPEDIAEHTVYLQYSNDDDAVIYVNGIEVVNTPDCHLRNKIKLPDTAAATLHPGRNVIAGYCLDRGGNALLDFGLATERDEKACFPETAMQKSVDVQATQTHYTFSCGSIDLKVTFTAPLLTDDLDLLSRPVNYITYEVVSNDGTAHDVALYFEASPEWALHEPAESSSEGFVRQDLCFLKTGSVSQHILGRKGDHVTIDWGYFYLAADNIRTAYRIGEAAQIRKAFLAGNMESSAATRTHTTQKLGLTRDLGRTKAASGYIMVGYDDLYSIQYFGENLRPYWNRTGNLTITDAFAAAGKAYPELKIRCDEFDRRLMEEAIKAGGREYAELCATAYRQAISAHKLVEAPNGDLLLLSKENFSNGSIGTVDITYPSAPLFLYYNPELAKGLLNHIFYYSESGRWTKPFPSHDIGTYPLANGQTYVGDMPVEEAGNMLILTAAIAHTEGNAAYAKKHWDVLTTWTNYLVAKGLDPENQLCTDDFAGHFAHNANLSVKAILGIASYGYLAHMLGDTQTARKYTDKARELAGYWMEMADDGDHYRLTFDKPGTWSQKYNLVWDKLFKWEVFPESVRKKEIAYYLTKQNRYGLPLDNRESYTKTDWIVWTATLADDQEAFRALISPIWKFANETTDRIPMSDWVYTEKPQHRGFRARSVVGGYWIKLLETQYGQ; encoded by the coding sequence ATGATTCGCTTTCAAAAAATCCTCGTCTGTTCTTGCCTCATAGCCGGGCTATGGAGTTGCAAGACAAAATCGGAATGCATTCCCAACACGCTCCGCCCATCGGCTTACCCTTTGATCACGATCGACCCATACACAAGCGGATGGTCTTTCACGGATAACCTCTATGACGACGTAACCCGCCATTGGACAGGCGATAAATTCCCACTGATCGGAGTCGTAAAAGTCGACGGGCAGCCATACCGATTCATGGGACAGGAAGAGCCCGCCTTCAGCATCCTTGTCCCGACAGCCGAACAGGGGGCATGGGAGGGAGCTTACACCAAGACGCAACCGAGCGGGAAATGGATGGAATCGGATTTCAATGACAGCAGCTGGCTCCGGGGCAAGGCTTCCTTCGGCACCCACGCAAGCGCTTCTTCGGTACAGACCGAATGGGGCGGCGGCGAAATCTGGGTGCGGCGTACGGTAGATCTCCCCGAAGACATAGCCGAACACACAGTCTACCTGCAATATTCCAACGATGACGATGCAGTAATCTACGTCAATGGCATCGAAGTTGTCAACACCCCGGATTGCCATTTGCGAAATAAAATAAAATTACCGGACACAGCAGCGGCTACCCTACACCCAGGACGCAATGTCATAGCTGGATATTGCCTCGACAGGGGCGGGAATGCACTGTTGGATTTCGGATTGGCCACCGAACGGGACGAAAAGGCCTGTTTCCCGGAAACAGCCATGCAAAAATCTGTCGACGTACAAGCCACACAAACTCATTATACCTTCAGCTGCGGCAGTATCGATCTTAAAGTGACATTCACGGCACCCTTGCTCACAGATGACCTCGATCTTTTGTCGCGCCCGGTCAATTACATTACCTACGAAGTCGTATCGAACGATGGCACTGCCCATGACGTGGCTCTTTATTTCGAAGCGTCGCCCGAATGGGCCCTGCATGAGCCTGCAGAATCTTCCAGCGAGGGGTTCGTGCGGCAAGACCTGTGTTTTCTGAAAACAGGTTCGGTATCGCAACATATACTGGGTCGCAAAGGCGACCACGTGACCATCGATTGGGGTTATTTCTACCTCGCCGCAGACAACATCCGGACGGCATACCGCATAGGCGAAGCAGCACAGATACGCAAGGCGTTCCTCGCCGGCAATATGGAGTCATCGGCCGCAACGCGCACGCATACGACCCAAAAATTAGGACTGACACGTGACCTGGGACGCACAAAAGCAGCTTCGGGATATATAATGGTCGGATACGACGATCTGTACTCCATCCAGTACTTCGGAGAGAATCTACGTCCATATTGGAATCGCACAGGAAACCTTACGATCACGGATGCATTTGCGGCAGCAGGGAAAGCCTATCCGGAATTAAAAATCCGCTGTGACGAATTCGACCGCAGATTGATGGAAGAAGCCATAAAAGCAGGCGGGCGAGAATATGCCGAATTGTGCGCTACGGCATACCGCCAAGCTATTTCCGCACATAAACTCGTCGAAGCACCAAACGGCGACCTGCTACTGCTCTCGAAAGAGAACTTCAGCAACGGGTCTATCGGCACTGTGGACATCACTTATCCGTCGGCACCGCTCTTCCTTTACTACAATCCCGAACTGGCAAAAGGGCTTCTCAACCACATTTTCTATTACAGCGAAAGCGGACGATGGACAAAACCGTTCCCGTCACACGACATCGGCACCTATCCACTGGCCAACGGACAAACCTATGTAGGGGACATGCCTGTCGAAGAAGCCGGCAATATGCTCATCCTTACGGCCGCCATCGCCCATACCGAAGGAAATGCGGCCTATGCAAAGAAACATTGGGACGTCCTGACTACCTGGACAAACTATCTCGTAGCGAAAGGACTGGATCCAGAGAACCAGCTCTGCACCGACGATTTCGCAGGACATTTCGCACACAATGCCAATCTTTCCGTCAAAGCCATTCTGGGAATCGCCTCCTACGGTTATCTGGCACACATGCTGGGAGACACACAAACTGCCCGGAAGTATACGGACAAAGCCAGGGAATTAGCCGGTTACTGGATGGAAATGGCTGACGATGGCGACCACTACCGCCTCACTTTCGACAAACCGGGCACCTGGAGCCAGAAATACAACCTTGTCTGGGACAAACTTTTCAAATGGGAAGTTTTCCCAGAAAGCGTCCGCAAGAAGGAAATCGCCTATTATCTTACAAAACAAAACCGTTACGGCCTTCCGCTGGACAATCGCGAAAGCTACACCAAGACCGACTGGATCGTATGGACAGCGACACTGGCCGATGACCAGGAAGCATTCCGTGCGCTCATTTCGCCAATATGGAAGTTCGCAAACGAAACCACCGACCGCATCCCAATGTCAGATTGGGTTTATACAGAAAAACCGCAACACCGCGGATTCCGCGCTCGTTCGGTCGTCGGAGGCTACTGGATTAAGTTATTGGAAACACAATACGGGCAATAG
- a CDS encoding DUF3823 domain-containing protein has product MKKIMKATVLLAGAWLMQGCGLDNYDEPEAQFSGRVTYQGEPLQLRHGSIKFDLEQDSYELGDKIEVAIAQEGTFAARIFPGEYRFVPRPGNGPWTDDCQPVEFTIKGGKQLDFEVVPYYLLRNSNITLSGNTLNGVCSVKSIAGGKAIEAMTLFVGKTRFVDDRGGRSVVTSNFEQPAEGVNNISVNIKEIVDKYPVLYARIGLKIHGVDERIYTEIVKIK; this is encoded by the coding sequence ATGAAAAAAATAATGAAGGCAACCGTATTGCTGGCAGGTGCATGGCTGATGCAAGGCTGCGGGTTGGATAATTACGATGAACCGGAAGCGCAATTTTCCGGACGGGTCACTTATCAGGGGGAACCGCTCCAGTTGCGGCACGGATCCATCAAATTCGACCTGGAGCAGGATAGTTATGAACTGGGTGATAAAATTGAGGTTGCAATTGCGCAGGAAGGTACCTTTGCCGCCCGGATTTTTCCAGGAGAGTACCGGTTCGTACCGCGTCCGGGCAATGGCCCTTGGACCGATGATTGTCAACCCGTGGAATTTACGATTAAGGGTGGTAAGCAGCTCGATTTTGAAGTGGTGCCGTATTACCTGCTCCGGAATTCGAATATCACGCTTTCGGGCAATACGCTCAACGGAGTTTGTTCCGTGAAAAGCATTGCCGGGGGCAAGGCAATTGAGGCGATGACGCTCTTTGTCGGTAAAACCCGTTTCGTAGATGACCGTGGCGGCCGTTCAGTAGTAACTTCCAATTTCGAACAGCCGGCCGAGGGGGTGAACAACATTTCTGTGAATATCAAGGAGATCGTTGACAAGTACCCCGTCCTTTATGCCCGTATCGGACTGAAGATACATGGTGTCGATGAACGTATCTATACAGAAATTGTAAAGATTAAATAG
- a CDS encoding GntR family transcriptional regulator, translating into MEPKANFKNILEAVRHDIRNNMPAGTLLPTETELAARYNVSRPTIAKVYNTLQKEGYVLKKQGIGTTVIYQGINHKTTFGLLLPGPGESEIFATISDRFMERSQKGDFECIWNGATSGNAEIRRDLTEKSCEEYIEQKVDGIFFAPLERIPQGNELNNEICRRIREAGIPLVLIDRDIVEFPDRSEFDLVSLDNLNAAYTMAEHLISAGCDHLLFCFRPDSAGSVRIRQFGVSAAAQKQGFHFGSENVCCGNPEDMDFVRELDIRPGHTGIVCANDATAAVLMSSLGARGIKIMSDALLCAFDDMKYAKHLKYTLTSYRQPCEQITDVAIELMLRRMKTPDAPALTINLQGEICPRDSSRFAEIE; encoded by the coding sequence ATGGAACCAAAAGCAAATTTCAAGAACATTCTCGAAGCAGTCCGCCATGACATCCGCAACAACATGCCGGCAGGCACCCTTCTGCCGACTGAAACTGAACTTGCGGCACGCTACAATGTGTCACGACCAACGATCGCCAAAGTATATAACACCCTCCAAAAGGAGGGATATGTCTTGAAAAAACAGGGTATCGGGACTACGGTGATCTACCAAGGGATAAACCATAAAACAACATTCGGACTGTTATTGCCGGGGCCAGGCGAGTCGGAGATTTTCGCAACGATCAGCGACCGATTCATGGAACGGTCGCAAAAAGGGGATTTCGAGTGCATCTGGAATGGGGCGACTTCGGGCAATGCGGAAATCAGGCGCGACCTGACGGAGAAAAGTTGCGAAGAATATATCGAACAGAAAGTCGACGGGATCTTTTTCGCACCGCTGGAACGCATTCCGCAAGGCAACGAACTTAATAATGAGATTTGCCGCAGGATCCGCGAAGCTGGCATTCCGCTCGTGCTGATCGACCGGGATATTGTAGAGTTCCCGGACAGAAGCGAATTCGACCTCGTCAGCCTCGACAACCTCAATGCAGCTTACACCATGGCTGAACATCTGATTTCTGCCGGGTGCGACCACCTGCTGTTCTGCTTCCGGCCGGATTCGGCGGGATCGGTGCGTATACGGCAATTCGGAGTTTCGGCTGCTGCACAAAAACAGGGATTCCATTTCGGTTCCGAAAATGTATGCTGCGGCAATCCGGAAGACATGGATTTCGTCCGTGAATTAGACATCCGTCCCGGACATACAGGCATTGTATGTGCAAACGATGCAACCGCTGCCGTGCTGATGTCATCCCTCGGTGCCCGTGGCATTAAAATAATGTCAGACGCCCTTCTTTGCGCATTCGATGACATGAAATATGCCAAGCATCTGAAATATACACTGACCTCCTACCGCCAGCCTTGCGAACAAATAACGGATGTCGCCATTGAGCTGATGCTCCGCCGCATGAAAACGCCCGACGCACCGGCACTGACCATCAATCTACAGGGGGAAATATGCCCGAGAGATTCCAGCCGGTTCGCAGAAATCGAGTAA
- a CDS encoding SusC/RagA family TonB-linked outer membrane protein — protein sequence MKRTFILFLFLFGGGIPGTVFVRVSASPSESSAYEVQNPAQKVSGHVLTPDGLPAVGASIVVRGTTRGTLTDSEGNFSIDAAPRDVLQISFLGYEMQELVVGAKTDFTIELVENKTLIEDVVITGYGNPIKKQSLTGAISSIGASKLGQSAATHATTALAGKIAGVNFRQTDGRPGRGTTIGIRGLGTPLYIIDGLHSNEGAFNNLDFNDIESISILKDASAAIYGLEAGNGVVVVQTKSGKNATDTHTVSFNGYYGSKSWFRFPKPADAETFVRAHIQSDVIQGRTPTYTLEDLEGYRNGTKRSYNWYDMVVNKHAPQNYAGVNVSGKSGKVNYYIALSRTYDENTIHNYGEFERYNAQFNVDIQLTKKLKVGARFNGRIEQDKHPGVPGGDDVWQAIFAIYRNIPTKGPYANDNPMYPQITSNVMSSNFAILNYDISGYYSDKVRVGQLALNAEYELVDGLKLTGMLGYYLGDRFYNNQEYLYKLYSYDPATNTYPVAYELTNPFRERIVNMEEQVTGQAQLIYGKTFGKHTVGGVLVGEFFRTENPGFLTWSRPAANSITYIDYNSLEKYDDYRKRETARVGFATRLNYNYDNRYLFEFAGRYDGSWRFKPGNRWGFFPSGSFGWHVSEEHFWKNAGFSKVFSNLKFRVSYGMVGQDDLIGPFEYLSGYNYGSGGAVLDGANIVGAAPRGLPVTNISWLKIKLFNVGVDFGFFDNRLSGSIDYFQRKADGLKASRYDVLIPNEAGFSLPEENLNSDMFKGFDGQITWHDKVRDFNYSIGATFTYSRKYDWHQYLPRFGNSWHEYRSSLNERFANITWGYLSDGQFRSWEEIAGYPVDIDGQGNTTLRPGDIKYKDLNGDGVINNQDERPIGYARGSMPNLNFGLNFTADWKGIDIAMDFTGGAFGTYNINYELSRPFWDGGNSGSYILGDQWRLSDISDPASRLIPGKYPTALEGNTNHSNYWTSDFWYTNVAYLKLKNFELGYTFPRKWFRKVGITKLRAYLFGQNLFSIDNLNDLDIDPEITSEAGLNYPTNRMYGAGIKLTF from the coding sequence ATGAAAAGAACATTTATCTTATTTCTGTTCTTGTTTGGAGGAGGTATACCCGGGACGGTATTTGTCCGGGTATCCGCATCTCCATCCGAATCCTCTGCGTATGAAGTGCAAAATCCTGCGCAGAAAGTTTCGGGGCATGTGTTGACACCGGATGGCCTTCCTGCTGTCGGAGCCAGTATTGTCGTTCGGGGGACGACGCGCGGTACTTTGACGGATTCAGAGGGGAACTTTTCCATTGATGCAGCTCCCCGAGACGTGTTGCAGATCTCTTTCCTGGGATATGAAATGCAGGAATTGGTTGTAGGGGCAAAGACGGATTTTACGATCGAACTTGTCGAGAATAAGACGCTCATCGAAGACGTTGTTATCACCGGATATGGCAATCCGATAAAGAAACAATCGCTGACGGGGGCTATTTCATCGATCGGAGCTTCGAAGCTTGGGCAGAGTGCTGCGACGCATGCGACGACTGCCCTGGCCGGGAAAATTGCCGGGGTGAATTTCAGGCAGACGGACGGGCGTCCCGGACGGGGTACTACGATCGGTATCCGCGGACTGGGAACCCCGTTGTACATTATCGACGGTTTGCATTCTAATGAAGGCGCCTTCAATAATTTGGATTTCAACGATATCGAGTCGATATCCATACTCAAGGACGCTTCAGCTGCCATTTATGGACTCGAGGCCGGAAACGGAGTCGTGGTCGTACAAACCAAGTCTGGAAAGAATGCTACCGATACGCATACCGTATCGTTCAACGGCTATTACGGCAGCAAATCGTGGTTCCGGTTCCCCAAGCCGGCCGATGCCGAAACATTCGTGCGGGCGCATATCCAGTCGGATGTGATCCAGGGACGCACCCCGACCTATACCCTCGAAGACCTGGAGGGATACCGCAACGGTACCAAGCGCAGTTACAACTGGTACGACATGGTGGTGAATAAGCATGCTCCGCAGAATTACGCCGGGGTCAATGTTTCCGGCAAATCGGGGAAGGTGAATTATTATATCGCCCTGAGCCGGACATACGATGAGAATACGATTCATAATTACGGGGAGTTCGAGCGTTACAATGCACAGTTCAATGTCGATATCCAGCTGACTAAGAAATTAAAGGTGGGTGCTCGCTTCAACGGGCGTATTGAGCAGGATAAGCATCCCGGCGTACCGGGGGGCGACGATGTGTGGCAGGCCATTTTTGCCATCTACCGTAATATTCCGACCAAAGGGCCGTATGCGAATGACAATCCCATGTATCCGCAGATCACGTCGAATGTCATGTCATCGAACTTCGCCATTCTCAATTATGATATTTCGGGGTATTATTCGGACAAAGTCCGTGTCGGGCAACTGGCTCTCAACGCCGAGTACGAACTTGTCGACGGGTTGAAACTGACCGGTATGTTGGGGTATTATCTTGGAGATCGCTTCTATAACAATCAGGAGTACCTGTATAAACTCTACTCCTACGATCCGGCGACGAACACTTATCCCGTGGCTTATGAGTTGACGAATCCCTTCCGTGAACGTATCGTCAATATGGAAGAGCAGGTAACAGGACAGGCACAGCTTATCTACGGAAAAACCTTTGGAAAACATACCGTCGGTGGCGTGTTGGTCGGTGAATTTTTCCGGACGGAAAATCCCGGGTTCCTTACATGGTCGCGCCCGGCAGCTAATTCAATTACCTATATAGATTATAATTCGTTGGAAAAATACGACGACTACCGGAAACGGGAAACGGCACGAGTGGGCTTTGCCACGCGGCTCAATTATAACTATGACAATAGGTATCTGTTCGAATTCGCAGGACGTTACGACGGTTCGTGGCGGTTTAAACCGGGCAATCGCTGGGGCTTTTTTCCTTCGGGTTCGTTCGGATGGCACGTTTCCGAGGAGCATTTCTGGAAAAATGCCGGTTTTTCGAAAGTTTTCAGTAACCTCAAATTCCGTGTGTCATACGGCATGGTCGGCCAGGATGACCTGATCGGGCCGTTTGAATACTTGTCCGGCTACAATTACGGTTCGGGCGGTGCTGTTCTCGACGGAGCCAATATCGTCGGTGCGGCCCCGCGCGGATTACCGGTAACCAATATTTCCTGGCTGAAGATCAAGCTCTTCAACGTCGGTGTCGACTTCGGGTTCTTCGACAATCGGCTGAGCGGATCGATCGACTATTTCCAGCGTAAAGCCGACGGTCTGAAAGCGAGCCGCTACGATGTCCTTATTCCCAATGAGGCTGGATTCAGCCTGCCGGAAGAGAATCTCAACTCCGACATGTTCAAAGGTTTCGACGGACAGATTACATGGCACGACAAAGTGCGGGACTTCAATTATTCTATCGGCGCTACCTTTACCTATTCGCGAAAATACGACTGGCATCAATATTTGCCCCGTTTCGGAAACTCCTGGCACGAATACCGCAGTTCGCTCAACGAGCGTTTCGCAAATATTACCTGGGGTTACCTTTCCGATGGGCAGTTCCGTTCGTGGGAAGAGATCGCCGGTTATCCGGTAGACATAGACGGGCAGGGTAATACCACACTGCGCCCGGGCGATATAAAGTACAAAGACCTCAATGGGGACGGCGTAATAAACAATCAGGACGAGCGTCCGATCGGGTATGCCCGCGGGTCGATGCCCAACCTCAATTTCGGATTGAATTTCACAGCTGATTGGAAAGGTATCGACATCGCAATGGATTTTACGGGCGGTGCGTTCGGAACCTATAACATCAATTACGAGCTGAGCCGCCCGTTTTGGGATGGCGGTAACTCCGGGTCGTATATTCTCGGGGATCAATGGCGCTTGTCCGATATCTCGGATCCCGCAAGTCGGCTTATTCCGGGTAAGTATCCTACGGCACTTGAAGGAAACACCAACCACAGCAACTATTGGACGAGTGATTTTTGGTATACGAATGTGGCTTATTTGAAACTCAAAAATTTCGAGCTGGGGTATACTTTTCCCCGAAAATGGTTCCGCAAAGTGGGGATCACTAAGCTCAGAGCCTATTTGTTCGGACAGAATCTTTTCTCGATCGATAACCTCAATGATCTGGATATCGATCCCGAAATTACGAGTGAAGCCGGTTTGAACTATCCGACTAACCGCATGTACGGGGCCGGCATTAAATTAACCTTCTAA
- a CDS encoding RagB/SusD family nutrient uptake outer membrane protein — MKSIHKYLSVALSVVLLVGCNGFLDREAEGIIPNDDVFKDDKMTLAALANLYGRVNWGPSVDDDMAHIYGDEACWSNGAPQQWNGFGDDHFRVYDYGLIRNINQFLQGLRTTATQMEVAERNNLEGEVRFLRAWTYFNMCRCLGGMPIVGDEVFSYSSGMDVTALQYARSTEAELYDYIISECEDIARNYLKPEHTKNAARASKWTALALKARAALYAASIAKYNALKTPQIKTDGGEVGIPADKASYYYDIAYKTAKEIIAEGGYDLYRNNTDKQANFYEALTSKTNNPEVIWTLDHYYPGNTTAFSYHNIPTSVAEDEESAHLTPILNLVEDYEYVDDRDGTLRTSDADGYIFYDRAQDLFKNKDARLWGTVIYPGAEFKEQEIVFQAGRIALRNGVWEKEIGVSGSKDDEGNLITSINGPLLNNDNHRNKSGFGIRKFLDTKKQSSTRQGGDMWFVRFRYAEILLIAAEAGLELPEVSRSEILGYVNDLRDRAGIGKLDRLTFEDIVHERRVELAFENHRFWDLKRWRMAHEIWDGQADNPRAVHYALFPYKVNMPGDARDGKWVYEKIKCEMTRYPLYFQLKNYYNFIDQGWMNNNPKLVKNPYQ; from the coding sequence ATGAAAAGTATCCATAAATATTTGTCAGTAGCCCTGTCCGTCGTGTTGCTTGTGGGATGTAACGGGTTTCTGGATCGCGAAGCCGAGGGGATTATTCCCAATGACGACGTGTTCAAAGACGATAAAATGACCCTTGCGGCGTTGGCGAACCTGTACGGGCGCGTCAATTGGGGGCCGTCCGTCGATGACGATATGGCCCATATCTATGGGGATGAGGCTTGTTGGTCGAATGGTGCGCCGCAGCAGTGGAACGGGTTCGGCGACGACCATTTCCGGGTCTACGACTATGGCCTGATACGTAACATCAACCAGTTCCTGCAGGGATTGCGTACGACAGCCACCCAAATGGAGGTTGCCGAACGGAATAACCTGGAGGGGGAAGTGCGTTTTCTGCGAGCCTGGACCTATTTCAATATGTGCCGTTGCCTGGGTGGTATGCCGATTGTCGGCGATGAAGTGTTCTCCTATTCATCGGGTATGGATGTCACGGCGTTGCAATATGCCCGTTCGACGGAGGCGGAGCTTTACGATTATATCATCTCCGAATGCGAAGACATTGCCCGGAATTACCTGAAGCCCGAACATACAAAGAATGCCGCACGTGCCTCGAAGTGGACGGCGCTGGCGTTGAAAGCACGTGCCGCCCTCTATGCTGCCTCCATTGCCAAGTATAATGCCTTGAAAACGCCGCAGATAAAAACAGATGGCGGCGAGGTCGGCATTCCGGCTGATAAGGCTTCGTATTATTACGACATAGCCTACAAAACGGCCAAGGAGATTATCGCCGAAGGCGGGTATGATTTGTATCGGAACAATACCGATAAACAGGCCAACTTCTATGAAGCCCTGACTTCGAAGACGAATAATCCCGAGGTGATCTGGACGCTCGATCATTATTATCCGGGTAATACGACGGCGTTTTCCTACCATAATATCCCGACGTCGGTAGCCGAAGATGAAGAGTCGGCACATCTCACGCCGATCCTGAATTTGGTCGAGGATTACGAATATGTCGATGACCGGGACGGAACCCTTCGTACATCGGATGCGGACGGATATATATTTTACGACCGTGCACAAGATCTTTTCAAGAACAAGGATGCGCGCTTGTGGGGAACGGTAATCTATCCGGGGGCGGAATTCAAGGAGCAGGAGATCGTTTTTCAGGCCGGGCGGATTGCTTTAAGAAACGGCGTCTGGGAAAAGGAAATCGGCGTGTCGGGAAGTAAGGACGATGAGGGTAACCTTATCACCAGTATTAATGGCCCATTGCTCAATAACGACAATCACCGGAACAAATCGGGGTTCGGGATCCGCAAGTTCCTCGACACGAAAAAACAATCTTCGACACGCCAGGGAGGCGATATGTGGTTCGTGCGTTTTCGCTATGCCGAAATATTGCTCATTGCTGCGGAAGCGGGTCTCGAATTACCCGAAGTTTCACGGTCTGAAATACTCGGTTATGTCAATGATCTTCGCGACCGTGCCGGTATTGGCAAGCTCGACCGGTTGACATTCGAGGATATCGTGCATGAACGTCGGGTGGAGCTCGCCTTCGAGAACCATCGATTCTGGGATCTGAAACGCTGGCGAATGGCCCATGAAATCTGGGATGGACAGGCTGATAATCCCCGTGCCGTACATTATGCGTTGTTCCCGTATAAGGTGAACATGCCCGGCGATGCGCGGGACGGCAAATGGGTCTATGAGAAGATCAAATGTGAGATGACCCGTTATCCGCTTTATTTCCAGTTGAAGAATTATTATAATTTCATAGACCAGGGATGGATGAATAACAATCCGAAACTGGTAAAGAATCCCTATCAGTAA